The following coding sequences are from one Nymphalis io chromosome 5, ilAglIoxx1.1, whole genome shotgun sequence window:
- the LOC126768538 gene encoding retinol dehydrogenase 12-like yields MLLLLYIVVVVIIVVLVVGLYEKSTNAICTSKKRLDGKTVIVTGGTTGMGLQIATDFADRGARVIIACPFKNEGVEALKYILEKTENTDVVFKILDLSSLKSIREFTKDIFNNEKRLDILMNNAGVGVVNEFITDDGMSFIMQVNYFGQFLLTLLLLPLLNKTGTKTDPARVVNTSSVLHNFGFIYLTKINDIRFWFPLQFYANSKLCLVLFAHELTKKLKRNNVVVNCVDPGMVGTGIFQSAGSLLGCIMTTIGLVLFKTPWLGAQTAIHAALDKKAGEMSGQFFKNCKLTRAKRSAYNDETAEKLWDTSASLVKLSSEEIEKCFL; encoded by the coding sequence ATGTTGCTGTTGTTATATATTGTCGTTGTAGTTATAATCGTAGTGCTAGTTGTAGGCTTGTATGAGAAATCCACTAATGCCATATGTACGTCCAAGAAGAGACTCGATGGGAAAACCGTAATAGTTACTGGAGGAACGACAGGAATGGGATTACAAATCGCGACGGACTTCGCGGATAGAGGAGCTCGTGTTATCATCGCTTGTCCCTTTAAGAACGAAGGAGTAGAGGCCTTGAAATACATTCTAGAAAAAACAGAGAACACAGATGTTGTCTTCAAAATATTGGATTTGTCTTCTTTAAAGTCTATTAGAGAATTTACAAAAGATATCTTTAATAACGAGAAAAGATtggatattttaatgaataacgcCGGAGTTGGCGTCGTTAATGAGTTCATCACAGATGATGGGATGAGTTTTATAATGCAAGTAAACTATTTTGGTCAGTTTTTGTTGACTTTATTATTGTTGcctcttttaaataaaactggaaCGAAGACAGATCCAGCTAGAGTTGTGAATACCTCGTctgttttacataattttggTTTCATTTAtctaacaaaaataaacgaCATACGCTTCTGGTTTCCCCTACAGTTTTATGCGAACAGCAAGTTATGTTTAGTGTTGTTCGCTCACGAATTGACAAAAAAACTGAAACGTAATAATGTTGTTGTCAATTGTGTTGATCCTGGTATGGTTGGAACTGGAATTTTTCAAAGTGCTGGAAGCTTACTAGGATGTATTATGACTACGATAGGATTAGTATTGTTCAAAACTCCATGGTTAGGTGCACAAACAGCGATACATGCGGCATTAGATAAGAAGGCAGGAGAGATGAGTGGACAGTTCTTTAAGAATTGCAAGTTGACACGAGCTAAGCGATCTGCTTACAACGACGAGACCGCTGAAAAGTTGTGGGATACATCCGCGAGTCTTGTTAAATTAAGTAGTGAAgaaattgaaaaatgttttctataa